The region ACTTCGCGGTGGTGCGCCTCAGTGTGTGGTGCTGCCTGGCCGACGCGGTGTGGGTGGGTTTCGCGGTCTCCCTGCCGCCCGGGGCCGAGCTGCCGGGCCAGGGCCAGTGGGTGCGGATCTACGGCCGCCTGGTGGCCCGCCAGGGCGCGCCGGACCAGAGCGAGGCGGTGATGGACAAGGCCACCAACCGCCTGACGGCCATCAACTCGCGCTGCTTGTTCCGCTCCGAGGCGTTGGTGCCCATCAAGATGCCCAGGCCTCCCTACATGTTCCAGACCCGCCAACAGGAGCCTTACGCCTACTGAGCCGGGTTGCCCCACGCCGCCGCGAGGGGTAAATTATAGGCTACAGGTTGGGTATTGTTCGCCGCCGCCCCGGGGGCGGCGGTTGTTTTTTTATCAGGGAGGATCGGCCTTGAATCCCGAGGAAAAGCACATCCTGGCGGTGACCTGTTTCGGTCACTTCCTGAGTCACTACAACATGCTGGTCTTTCCCTCGGTGGTGCTGCCTCTCGCCGCCTTGTTGAACCTGCCCCTGGCTGCGGTGCTGGGCCTGAGCCTGTGGCAATACCTGCTCTTCGGGCTCACCGCCCTGCCCTGGGGCCTGGCCTGCGACCGCTTCGGGGCCAAGCCCCTGATGATGGTGTTCTTCATGGGAGCCGGGCTCTGCGGGCTGGCCGCCGCCTGGTTCGTGGACGACGCCACGATGCTCAGCCTGTGCCTGGCCGGAGTGGGTCTGTTCTCGGGTTGCTACCATCCCGCCGGGCTGGGCCTGGTGGCCCGGGGCGTCCAGCGGATCGCGCGGGGCATGGCCTTCAACGGCATCTTCGGCAACCTGGGCCTGGGGGCCTCTCCCCTGATCACCGGGCTGATGGTGTGGCTGTGGGGGCCGCGGGCCGGCTTCGTGGCCATGGGCGTGTTGAACCTGGCCGGTTTCGGGCTGATGGCCGCGCTCAAGCTGGACGAACCGCCCCGCGCCAGCGGCGAAGACGCCCGCAGCGCCAAGGGCCTGGTGGGCCCCTTCCTCATCCTGCTGGTGGCCATGATGCTGGGCGGCATCACCTACCGGGGCCTCACCGTCAGCCTGCCCAGCTATCTGGAGATCGACGCGCCCGCCCTTCTGAGCTGGTTCCAGGCGGTGTTCGGAGCCGGGGTCACCGGCAACTTCATGGCCACCCTGATCACCGCCTTTATCTTCACGGTGGGCGCGGCGGGGCAATACTTCGGCGGCTGGGTCGGCGAGCGGATCGACCCCCGCTGGGGCTACCTGACCTTCCACGCCATCAGCATCCCGGCGGTGTTCCTCATGGCCTGGGCCTCCAACCTGCCCCTGGTGATCCTGGCCATGATCTACGTGTTCTTCCTCTTGGGCATGCAGCCCATGGAGAACACCCTGGTCAGCCGCCTGAGCCCCCCGGCCTTCAAGCACACCGCCTACGGCACCAAGTTCATCCTCACTTTCGGGGTGGGGGCCTTCGCGGTGAAGGTGGCCGGCTGGGTGGAGGCGGCCTGGGGCCTGGGAGCCATCTACCTGGGCATCGGCTGCGTCACCCTGGCCCTGGTGGGGACCATCGCGATACTCATCAGCCGCACCCCCAAGATGGAGCACGCCTGAGAGCCGGTTACATTTGTGCAGATTAAACGTATTGGTTTGACTGCCGATACGCGGCAAGTTAACATCCTCGCTGGACCTGCTCCGGCCCAAGGCCCGCGCCCACGGCGGGCCACAACCAGCGAGGGGATCATATCTCATGCCGCCATCCACCGATGAAAACAGAAAATACCGTTTTTCCTGGGACCTGCTGGGCAACATCAGCGTGGGCCGTCCCAATCTGGGCGCCCAAACCCGCCTGGAGGTCTACCGCTTGATGCAGTTCGCCTTCCGCGACGTCATGGAGCAGAAGCTGGGCACCGAGCAGACCGACCAGCTTTTCTATGAGGCCGGCTATTTGGCCGGCGCGGAATTTTTCAAAAACGTCCTGCCCCCCACCGACGACTTCAGCCAGTTCGTGGCCAACCTGCAAGCCGCGCTCAAGGACATGGGCATCGGCATCCTCAGGGTGGAAAAGGCCGATCTGGAAACCGGCTCCCTGGTGGTCACCGTCTCCGAAGACCTGGACTGCTCGGGGCTTCCCGAGCTGGACTTCGAGATCTGCATCTACGACGAGGGCTTCATCGCCGGTCTCTTGGAGAGCTACACCGAGGCGCGTTTCAAGGTCAAGGAAGTGGACTGCTGGTGCACCGGCGACCGCACCTGCCGCTTCACCGCCGAGGTCATAGATTGACCCCCGTTTTCGGCACCAATAAGCTCGCGGCTTCTTCCGAGAGCCACCCCCAGTGCGACCAGAGGTGGCTGGAGCTTTTGGACCAAGTCCTGAGCTCCCCCCAGGAGCCCAGCTTGCCCGCGGACCTGGCCAGGGTTCCCCTGGCGGTCAAGCTCTACGAGCAGTGCCTGGAGCTGCGCCGCTTCTCCATGGGCCTGTTCAACGGGGAGCTGGACCAGCAGCTCAAGTCCAAGGGCTTCGTGGCCGGGGCCTTCAAGGGCCTGCAAGCCAACCTGCGCCACCTCTCCTGGCAGACCCAGGTCATCGCGTCCGGCGATTTCAGCCAGCGGGTGGATTTCATGGGCGAGTTCTCCCGCTCCTTCAACTCCATGGTGAAGCAGCTGGACCATAGTCTGAAGCTGCTCCAGGAAAAGGAAGCCGCCCTGGTCCAGGAAATCCAGGAGAGGAAGAACACCGAGGAGGCGCTCAGGGCCAGCGAGGAGCGCTACCGCCAGCTGGCCACCACCGATTCGCTCACCGGCCTGTACAACCGCCGCCACTTCTTCCACCTGGCCGAGCGCGAGATGGCCCGGGCCATGCGCTACAGCCACCCCCTGGCGGTGATCATCATGGACCTGGACCATTTCAAGCAGGTCAACGACACCCACGGCCACGCCGCGGGCGACGAGATACTCAAGGAGGTGGCCGGCCTGGCTCAGAGCAACTTCCGCGCCAGCGACATCCTGGCCCGCTACGGCGGCGAGGAGTTCATCTTCCTGATGCCCGAAACCGACCCGGAGGCGGCCACC is a window of Desulfarculaceae bacterium DNA encoding:
- a CDS encoding MFS transporter — protein: MNPEEKHILAVTCFGHFLSHYNMLVFPSVVLPLAALLNLPLAAVLGLSLWQYLLFGLTALPWGLACDRFGAKPLMMVFFMGAGLCGLAAAWFVDDATMLSLCLAGVGLFSGCYHPAGLGLVARGVQRIARGMAFNGIFGNLGLGASPLITGLMVWLWGPRAGFVAMGVLNLAGFGLMAALKLDEPPRASGEDARSAKGLVGPFLILLVAMMLGGITYRGLTVSLPSYLEIDAPALLSWFQAVFGAGVTGNFMATLITAFIFTVGAAGQYFGGWVGERIDPRWGYLTFHAISIPAVFLMAWASNLPLVILAMIYVFFLLGMQPMENTLVSRLSPPAFKHTAYGTKFILTFGVGAFAVKVAGWVEAAWGLGAIYLGIGCVTLALVGTIAILISRTPKMEHA
- a CDS encoding 4-vinyl reductase; translated protein: MPPSTDENRKYRFSWDLLGNISVGRPNLGAQTRLEVYRLMQFAFRDVMEQKLGTEQTDQLFYEAGYLAGAEFFKNVLPPTDDFSQFVANLQAALKDMGIGILRVEKADLETGSLVVTVSEDLDCSGLPELDFEICIYDEGFIAGLLESYTEARFKVKEVDCWCTGDRTCRFTAEVID
- a CDS encoding GGDEF domain-containing protein, which produces MTPVFGTNKLAASSESHPQCDQRWLELLDQVLSSPQEPSLPADLARVPLAVKLYEQCLELRRFSMGLFNGELDQQLKSKGFVAGAFKGLQANLRHLSWQTQVIASGDFSQRVDFMGEFSRSFNSMVKQLDHSLKLLQEKEAALVQEIQERKNTEEALRASEERYRQLATTDSLTGLYNRRHFFHLAEREMARAMRYSHPLAVIIMDLDHFKQVNDTHGHAAGDEILKEVAGLAQSNFRASDILARYGGEEFIFLMPETDPEAATAAAERLRQDIAARSFAQDPAPLKVTASMGLCCHHDGEHTPQQCRQCLEAIISLADKALYQAKEAGRNTLRQAQ